A genomic window from Spodoptera frugiperda isolate SF20-4 chromosome 29, AGI-APGP_CSIRO_Sfru_2.0, whole genome shotgun sequence includes:
- the LOC118268308 gene encoding uncharacterized protein LOC118268308 isoform X2: MRDSQNLMIEFVKIVQRYPEIYDASLDTYRTRFSEMSWAKVANHVRTELNEECTVEELKVKWKGIRSSFNRYKSKLAMSPFSNENTCKKYYLCDHLRFLEPFLRSKGQLQEDQDKSEETNSDPCNYVNVDNIDESAVYNEEEWNHIDIKPDVSTRPDKQQEADTVQSSRPASESYDRNKKRRYSFEGQSTTEDDNEDLTFFKSILPDIRNFSIREKRKLKMGILQLIDEIEKEREST; the protein is encoded by the exons ATGAGGGATAGTCAGAACCTGATGATAGAGTTTGTAAAAATAGTCCAAAGGTACCCAGAAATCTACGATGCCAGTCTGGACACATACAGAACTCGATTTTCGGAGATGTCTTGGGCCAAAGTTGCGAATCATGTGAGGACTGAATTGAATGAAGAATGCACAG TTGAAGAACTAAAGGTGAAATGGAAAGGAATAAGGTCATCATTCAACAGATACAAGTCCAAACTTGCAATGAGCCCCTTCAGCAATGAGAACacttgcaaaaaatattatctgtgCGATCACTTAAGGTTTTTGGAACCCTTTCTCAGATCTAAGGG GCAACTACAAGAAGACCAAGACAAATCAGAAGAAACAAACAGCGATCCTTGTAACTACGTCAACGTGGATAATATTGACGAATCAGCTGTGTATAATGAAGAAGAATGGAACCATATTGATATCAAACCTGATGTTAGTACCAGACCTGATAAACAGCAAGAAGCGGACACAGTCCAGTCTTCGAGACCAGCTAGTGAATCTTATGATAGAAATAAGAAGAGAAGGTACTCATTTGAAGGCCAATCTACCACAGAAGATGATAACGAAGATCTCACATTTTTCAAAAGTATACTACCAGACATAAGGAACTTTTCAATTAGAGAGAAGAGGAAATTGAAGATGGGAATACTGCAACTGATTGATGAGATagaaaaagagagagagagtacATGA
- the LOC118268308 gene encoding uncharacterized protein LOC118268308 isoform X1, whose amino-acid sequence MRDSQNLMIEFVKIVQRYPEIYDASLDTYRTRFSEMSWAKVANHVRTELNEECTVEELKVKWKGIRSSFNRYKSKLAMSPFSNENTCKKYYLCDHLRFLEPFLRSKGVFRQLQEDQDKSEETNSDPCNYVNVDNIDESAVYNEEEWNHIDIKPDVSTRPDKQQEADTVQSSRPASESYDRNKKRRYSFEGQSTTEDDNEDLTFFKSILPDIRNFSIREKRKLKMGILQLIDEIEKEREST is encoded by the exons ATGAGGGATAGTCAGAACCTGATGATAGAGTTTGTAAAAATAGTCCAAAGGTACCCAGAAATCTACGATGCCAGTCTGGACACATACAGAACTCGATTTTCGGAGATGTCTTGGGCCAAAGTTGCGAATCATGTGAGGACTGAATTGAATGAAGAATGCACAG TTGAAGAACTAAAGGTGAAATGGAAAGGAATAAGGTCATCATTCAACAGATACAAGTCCAAACTTGCAATGAGCCCCTTCAGCAATGAGAACacttgcaaaaaatattatctgtgCGATCACTTAAGGTTTTTGGAACCCTTTCTCAGATCTAAGGG cgTTTTCAGGCAACTACAAGAAGACCAAGACAAATCAGAAGAAACAAACAGCGATCCTTGTAACTACGTCAACGTGGATAATATTGACGAATCAGCTGTGTATAATGAAGAAGAATGGAACCATATTGATATCAAACCTGATGTTAGTACCAGACCTGATAAACAGCAAGAAGCGGACACAGTCCAGTCTTCGAGACCAGCTAGTGAATCTTATGATAGAAATAAGAAGAGAAGGTACTCATTTGAAGGCCAATCTACCACAGAAGATGATAACGAAGATCTCACATTTTTCAAAAGTATACTACCAGACATAAGGAACTTTTCAATTAGAGAGAAGAGGAAATTGAAGATGGGAATACTGCAACTGATTGATGAGATagaaaaagagagagagagtacATGA